A section of the Asticcacaulis sp. EMRT-3 genome encodes:
- the coaD gene encoding pantetheine-phosphate adenylyltransferase, translating to MRIGLYPGTFDPITNGHSDIIGRAVKLVDKLVIGVARNTGKAPMFSLEERVEMIAEQVAYLGDRVEVLPFSSLLLHFAEEVGAGVIIRGLRAVADFEYEFQMTAMNQQLNRELETVFLMADPRHQAIASRLVKEIAQLGGNITPFVAESVEKRLMARVRNSV from the coding sequence ATGCGGATCGGGCTTTATCCGGGCACGTTTGACCCGATCACCAACGGCCACAGCGATATTATCGGTCGCGCGGTCAAGCTGGTCGATAAGCTGGTGATCGGCGTAGCGCGCAATACCGGCAAGGCACCGATGTTTTCGCTGGAAGAGCGCGTCGAGATGATCGCCGAACAGGTGGCCTATCTCGGCGACCGGGTCGAGGTTCTGCCGTTTTCAAGCCTGCTTTTGCATTTCGCCGAAGAGGTGGGGGCCGGTGTCATCATACGCGGCTTACGCGCCGTGGCCGACTTCGAATACGAATTTCAGATGACAGCGATGAACCAGCAGCTTAATCGTGAGCTGGAGACGGTTTTTCTGATGGCCGATCCGCGCCATCAGGCCATTGCCTCGCGTTTGGTCAAAGAAATAGCCCAATTGGGCGGCAATATCACGCCGTTCGTGGCCGAAAGCGTCGAAAAGCGCTTGATGGCCCGCGTCCGGAACTCAGTTTGA
- a CDS encoding peptidylprolyl isomerase has product MSVVKKKAILAGAVVAFFAAGICGSALALDPGYRAPDADNTVVIDTTKGEIIVELYPALAPLSVERIKTLTRQHFYDGLTFHRVIEDFMDQTGDPKGDGTGGSTLPDVKAEFTIRHDASFPMVVAARPTGSQIGFLGAMPVASQVNELMPMSADGKVEAWPLFCQGVMGMAHSYDPNTNNSQFFLMRGSNSSLDKNYTAVGVVLSGMEAVRKMKIGEPPVDPDKVTKMRMLSDIPEAERPQIEVMDTSSPQFQAVIDQTRKDKGADFSACDVPMPFKDLKAKPADAAPAAAPAAIAPASPLAPASAGN; this is encoded by the coding sequence ATGTCGGTTGTGAAAAAGAAGGCCATCTTGGCGGGGGCGGTCGTGGCCTTTTTTGCGGCGGGTATCTGCGGTTCCGCGCTCGCGCTCGATCCCGGCTATCGCGCGCCGGACGCCGATAATACGGTGGTGATCGACACGACCAAGGGCGAGATCATTGTCGAGCTTTATCCTGCCCTGGCGCCTCTGTCAGTGGAGCGGATCAAGACCCTGACACGCCAGCACTTCTATGATGGCCTGACCTTCCACCGCGTTATCGAAGACTTCATGGATCAGACTGGTGACCCCAAGGGCGATGGCACGGGGGGCTCTACCCTGCCGGACGTCAAGGCCGAATTCACCATACGTCATGATGCCAGCTTCCCGATGGTGGTGGCGGCGCGCCCCACAGGTTCGCAGATTGGCTTTCTCGGCGCCATGCCGGTGGCCAGCCAGGTCAATGAACTGATGCCGATGTCGGCCGATGGCAAGGTTGAGGCATGGCCGCTGTTTTGCCAGGGTGTGATGGGCATGGCGCACAGCTATGATCCCAATACCAATAACAGCCAGTTCTTCCTGATGCGCGGTTCCAATTCGTCGCTCGACAAAAACTACACCGCGGTCGGCGTTGTCCTGTCCGGCATGGAGGCCGTGCGCAAGATGAAGATCGGTGAACCGCCCGTCGATCCCGACAAGGTGACGAAGATGCGTATGCTCTCCGATATTCCTGAGGCCGAGCGTCCGCAGATCGAGGTGATGGATACGTCTTCGCCACAGTTTCAGGCCGTGATCGACCAGACTCGCAAGGATAAGGGTGCAGATTTTTCAGCCTGCGATGTACCAATGCCGTTCAAGGATCTGAAAGCCAAGCCCGCTGACGCCGCGCCCGCCGCTGCACCGGCTGCCATCGCTCCTGCATCGCCATTAGCCCCGGCCAGTGCTGGGAATTAA
- a CDS encoding MBL fold metallo-hydrolase yields the protein MSELPISLLVAPVTPLQQNCTIVWCNATKACAIIDPGGDLDPILAEIDRRGLKLEKIWITHGHADHAGAAAELKRRTGLPIEGPHRDDQFWIDRIPEDAARWGLEGESFTPDRWLEDGDTVTLGDTTWQVIHCPGHTPGHVIFYQPESQFAQVGDILFRGSIGRTDFPRGNHADLIHAITHKLWPLCQNPGGDVRFVCGHGPMSSFAIERQTNPFVADSVIASAGPNQQGPG from the coding sequence ATGTCCGAATTACCGATCAGTCTGCTTGTCGCGCCTGTTACGCCCTTGCAGCAAAACTGCACCATCGTCTGGTGTAACGCGACGAAAGCCTGCGCCATTATCGATCCGGGCGGCGATCTTGACCCGATCCTGGCTGAGATTGACCGGCGCGGCCTGAAGCTGGAAAAAATCTGGATTACCCACGGTCACGCTGATCATGCCGGGGCCGCAGCGGAACTGAAACGCCGCACCGGCCTGCCCATTGAAGGGCCGCACCGCGACGATCAGTTCTGGATCGACCGCATCCCGGAAGACGCCGCGCGCTGGGGGCTGGAGGGTGAAAGCTTCACGCCCGACCGCTGGCTGGAGGATGGCGACACGGTTACGCTTGGCGACACCACCTGGCAGGTGATCCACTGCCCCGGCCATACGCCCGGCCATGTTATCTTCTATCAGCCCGAAAGCCAGTTTGCGCAGGTCGGTGATATTCTGTTTCGCGGCTCAATTGGCCGCACCGATTTTCCGCGCGGCAACCATGCCGACCTGATCCACGCCATCACGCACAAGCTCTGGCCGCTGTGTCAGAATCCGGGGGGCGATGTGCGTTTTGTCTGCGGCCACGGCCCGATGTCGAGCTTCGCCATTGAACGTCAGACGAATCCGTTTGTGGCCGACAGCGTCATCGCCAGCGCCGGCCCCAATCAGCAGGGGCCGGGCTAA